AATTGCACACCCTGACCCAGGAGCCGGGCACTTGGTGGCGCCGGTTCAACGCATGGTTCGCCACCTCGGTGGGCCTGGAACGCATGCTTTGAAAAAACGCAGGGCAGCTCAGACCGGTTGCGCTGCGCCAAACGCACCCTGGCGCAATAGCAACAGCACCAGCCCCAAGGCCCCGGCCGCCATCAGTAGTGGCAGCGCGTGCCCACTGATCCATTGGCTGCCTGCCCCCGCCAGCAACGGGCCAATCAGGCAACCGACACCCCACAGCTGCGCGATGTGAGCGTTGGCGCGCACCAAGGCGTCGTCGCGGTAGCGCTCGCCGATCAGGATCAGCGACAAGGTAAACAACCCGCCCGCGCTGGCGCCGAACAGCACCCATAAAGACCAGATCAGTGGTGTGTGCATCAATAGCGGAATCGCCAGGCTTGAGGCCAGCAACAGCAACGCGCAGCCGAGAAACAAGGTGCGCCGAGGCAGGTAATCCGCCAGTGCGCCGATGGGCAATTGCAGCAGCGCATCACCGACCACCACCGTACTGACCATCGCCAGAGCGATTTCGGCGGTGAAGCCTTGTTGCAGGCAATACACCGGCAGCAACGTCAGGATCATCGCTTCGAACGCAGCGAACAGCGCAACCGCCCAGGCAATGGCCGGCAGGCTCAGGCAGAAACGCCAGAGGTCGGCAAAGGTCACGCTGAACGATTCGGCGCTGGGCGCGCCGGAGCGGCCAAGCAAGGCCAGCGGAGCCACCAGAAGCAGGCCAACGCCCACCCAGAAACCGTAATCGTGGTCGGTGCCGATCACACCCAGCAACAAAGGGCCTGATAGCTGGCTCAGGGCATAAGTGCAGCCGTACAACGCCACCAGTCGGCCACGCCACTGCTCCACCACCAACTGGTTGATCCAGCTTTCCCCCAGGATAAACACGATGGTCAGGATCACCCCAATCATCAGCCGCAGCACCAGCCACACCGGATAACTGGGCAGGATCGCGAGCAAGCCGATGGACAGCGCACCGGCCCATAGACACAGGCGCATCAGGTTGGCGGTACCAAGCCAGGAGGCCATGCGGCTGGAAACCTTGGCGCCCAGCAGCACGCCGAACGCAGGCATCGCAGCCATCACGCCAATGGCGAAACTGCCATAACCCCAGCCTTCCAGACGCAGCGACACCAACGGCATGCTCACACCCAGCGCCAGCCCGACGCTGAGTACCGAGGCCAGCACGGCAAAATAGGTCGCCCAACGCATGTCCACGCTCCTGTGGATAATTTTCAGGGTTGTAAACGAACTGTAGGAGCGAGCTTGCTCGCGAAGAACTCAAAGACACCGCGTTCAACCAGACAGCACGCTTTATCGTTGGCGTTTTTCGCGAGCAAGCTCGCTCCTACAGGGGGCCTGCGGTGTAACGTAACTTAGAGCTTGATCCAGGTCGCTTTCAGCTCGGTGTATTTGTCGAACGCATGCAGCGATTTATCGCGACCGTTACCCGACTGCTTGAAGCCACCGAACGGAGCGGTCATGTCGCCGCCATCGTACTGGTTGACCCACACACTGCCCGCACGCAGGGCCTTGGCTGTCAGGTGTGCCTTGGAGATATCCGCCGTCCACACCGCCGCAGCCAGGCCATATTGGGTGTCGTTGGCTATGGCGATGGCTTCTTCGGCGCTGTCGAAGGTGATCACCGACAGGACCGGCCCGAAGATCTCTTCCTGGGCAATCTTCATGGCGTTGGTCACACCGTCGAAGATGGTCGGCTCAACGTAGGTGCCACCGGTTTCTTCCAGGGTACGCTTGCCACCGGCAACCAGCGTGGCGCCGTCGGCATGGCCCGCTTCGATGTAGGACAGCACATTGTTCATCTGCTGGGTGTCCACCAGCGCACCCACATTGGTGGCCGGGTCCAGCGGGTTACCCGGCTTCCAGCCCTTGAGCGCCTCGATCACCAGCGGCAGGAACGTGTCCTTGATTGAACGCTCCACCAGCAGGCGCGATCCGGCGGTGCAGACTTCGCCCTGGTTAAAGGCGATGGCACTGGCGGCAGATTCGGCGGCGGCTTGCAGGTTCGGCGCATCGGCGAACACGATGTTGGGGCTCTTGCCGCCGGCTTCCAGCCACACACGCTTCATGTTCGACTCGCCGGAACGGATCAACAGTTGCTTGGCGATTTTGGTGGAGCCGGTAAACACCAGGGTGTCCACGTCCATGTGCACCGCCAACGCGTTACCCACGGTATGCCCGTAGCCTGGGAGTACGTTGAACACGCCTTTGGGAATGCCGGCTTCAACGGCCAGGGCGGCGATGCGGATGGCGGTCAGCGGGGATTTTTCGGACGGCTTTAGAATCACCGAGTTACCGGTCGACAGCGCCGGGCCGAGCTTCCAGCAGGCCATCATCAGCGGGAAGTTCCACGGTACGATCGCACCGACCACGCCAACCGGCTCACGGGTCACCAGACCCAGTTGGTCATGGGGCGTGGCCGCCACTTCATCGTAAATCTTGTCGATTGCCTCACCGCTCCAGCTCAGCGCTTGCGCCGCGCCAGGTACGTCGATGTTCAGCGAGTCACTGATCGGCTTGCCCATGTCCAGGGTTTCAAGCAGGGCCAGCTCTTCGGCATTGGCCTTGAGCAGCGCGGCGAAACGGATCATGACGGACTTGCGCTTGGCCGGCGCCAGGCGCGACCACACGCCGGAATTGAACACGGCACGGGCGTTTTCCACGGCGCGCTGGGCGTCGGCGGCGTCACAGCTGGCTACGCTGGCAAGCAGACGGCCATCGACCGGGCTGATGCATTCGAAGGTGTCACCGGACGCGGCGGCGGTGTATTCGCCATTGATGTAGGCGCGGCCTTCGATCTTCAGGTCCTTGGCGCGTTGTTCCCAGTCAGCATGGGTCAGGGTGGTCATGCAAGTGTCCTCCTCTTATTGGATACAAGCGCCGGGGAGATTAGTCCCGACGCCTCCACGAATTCTTGCCTGGCCAGCCTGATGTTCGGCTCAAGGCAGCTGCCACCCTAAACCAGCGGCTGGGGATGTTTCAATATATTTGACATAACGCCTTCAAACACCCTTGCGATGTTCATTTTAATAAACATAGACTTTGGGCTCTCCAACCGCAGGCCAGACGGGACAAGCACATGAGCATCCAGGACATCGTCGATTTCAGCCAAGCCAACACCGCCCCCGACCGCTATCGCCCTGCCGCCGAAAAAATCCTCAAGGGTGACCCCGAACAGACGATCTACAACCACTACAACAGCCCATGCGGACAAATGAACGCGGGCGTCTGGGAAGGCGAAGTCGGGCAGTGGAAAGTCAATTACACCGAGCATGAGTACTGCGAGATCGTGCAGGGGGTCTCCGTACTGCGCGATGCCGAGGGGAATGCCAAAACCTTGCGCGCTGGCGACCGCTTCGTGATCCCCGCAGGCTTCAGCGGCACCTGGGAAGTGCTGGAAGCGTGCCGCAAGATCTACGTGGTGTTTGAACAGAAAGCCTGATCGGTGAACAGCGGTGCGGCGTTGCCACGCAGAGCGTGGGAACGATCATCACAGGCAAAAAAAAGCCCGTATCGTGAGATACGGGCTTTTTTTCACAAGGAAGGAAATCAATTACTTGATTTTGCCTTCTTTGTAGATCACGTGCTTGCGAACGCGCGGGTCGAACATTTTCTTTTCGAGCTTGTCCGGGGTAGTACGCTTGTTCTTGTCGGTAGTGTAGAAGTGACCAGTACCGGCGCTAGAGATCATTCGAATCAATTCACGCATGATAGAGCTCCTTAGATCTTGCCGGCGGCGCGGATTTCGGCCAGCACGACAGTGATGCCACGCTTGTCGATGATACGCATGCCTTTGGCAGATACACGCAGGCGAACAAAACGTTTCTCTTCTTCAACCCAGAAGCGGTGATGCTGCAGGTTCGGCAGGAAACGACGACGGGTTTTGTTATTTGCGTGGGAAATGTTATTCCCAGTCACCGGACCCTTACCGGTAACTTGACAGACTCTCGACATGCCTCAGCCCTCTAAAACCACATGCCCAACCCGGCATGGGTTGGCCGCTTAATCTCTCAGTCATTTGGCGCCAGGCGCCGCGTTTCTTTAGGGTCTTACCGGCTACACCTACAAGCGAAGGAACCGGGCCCCTAGAAAAGAGCGCTGCTTTATACCAGAAAGACCCAGGTGCAACAACAGCGAGTGTGTTTTTACCTGGGTAAATCTCGGCCATTGGCGCCTGAACCGTTGCCAGGAGGGGCCGCTACAACAGCCGACCGCTCGTCGCACAGAATGATTTTCAGCGCTCGCAAGTACTCGGACCTGCAGGATGAAACGCGCTGAAGCGCCATCAAAACAGCATTTGAGCCAAAAGCACAGGCAAAAATAGGCTAGTCATTTAACCAACAGGCCACTACGGTAGGCCTTTTCCAGACTGCACTCGCAGATGGGCCTTCGATCTGCACAGGAAACCGAATATGCGCCTCGCTGCCCTACCGCTATTGCTAGCCCCCCTCTTTATCGCGCCGATGGCCGTTGCCGCCACCAACCTGAGCGTTTGCACCGAGGCCAGCCCCGAAGGGTTCGACGTGGTGCAGTACAACTCCTTGACCACCACCAACGCCTCGGCGGATGTGCTGATGAACCGTCTGGTGGACTACGACGCAAGCGCCGGAAAACTGGTCCCGAGCCTGGCCGAGAGCTGGGAGGTCTCGCCAGATGGCCTGACATACACGTTCAAGTTGCACCCGAACGTGAAATTCCATCGCACCGAATATTTCACCCCGAGCCGCACCCTGACGGCCGAAGATGTGCGCTTCAGCTTCGAACGCATGCTCGACCCAGCCAACCCGTGGCACAAGATCGCCCAGAGCGGCTTTCCGCATGCGCAATCGCTGCAATTGCCCACGCTGATCAAGAAGATCGACGCCCTCGACCCGCTGACCGTGCGTTTTACCCTTGACCACGCCGACTCCACGTTTCTTGCCGCGCTGAGCATGGGCTTTGCCTCGATCTACCCGGCTGAATATGCCGACAAACTGCTCAAGGCCGGCACGCCGGAAAAACTCAACAGCCAGCCCATCGGCACCGGACCGTTCGTTTTCGTACGTTTCCAGAAGGATGCGGTGGTGCGCTACAAGGCCAACCCGGACTACTTCGCCGGCAAACCGGCGGTGGATAACCTGATCTTCGCCATTACGCCGGATGCCAACGTGCGCCTGCAGAAACTGCACCGCGACGAATGCCAGATCGCCCTGTCGCCCAAACCGCTGGACGTGGGCGAAGCGGAAAAAGACCCGGCCCTGAAGGTGGAAAAAACCGCCGCCTTCATGACCGCCTTCGTCGCCATCAACAGCCAGCACCCGCCACTGGACAAGCCCGAAGTCCGCCAGGCGATCAACCTGGCCTTTGACAAGGGCAGTTACCTCAAAGCGGTATTCGAAGGCACCGCTGAAGCGGCCAACGGCGTTTACCCACCCAATACCTGGAGCTATGCCAAGGACTTGACCGGTTATCCACAGGACCTGGCCAAAGCCAAGGCACTGCTGAACCGCGCCGGCCTCAAGGACGGCTTCAAAACCACTATCTGGACCCGCCCTACCGGCAGCCTGCTCAACCCCAACCCGAATCTTGGCGCTCAGCTGTTGCAAGCGGATCTGGCCAAGGTTGGCATCCAGGCCGAGATCCGCGTAATCGAATGGGGCGAGTTGATTCGTCGCGCCAAAGCCGGCGAGCACGACCTGCTCTTCATGGGCTGGGCCGGTGACAACGGCGACCCGGATAACTTCCTGACTCCGCAATTCTCCTGCGCGGCAGTCAAGTCCGGCACCAACTTCGCCCGTTACTGCGACCCGGCACTGGACAAGCTGATCAGCGCCGGCAAAACCACCAGCGAACAGGGCGTACGCAGCAAGCTCTACCAGCAGGCCCAGGCGCAGATCCAGCAGCAGGCCCTGTGGTTGCCCTTGGCCCACCCCACTGCGTTTGCCCTGACACGCAAGAATGTAGAGGGTTACCAAGTGAGCCCGTTTGGCCGCCAGGATTATTCCAAGGTCAGCGTCAAGCCTTAAGCTGCAAGCTGCAAGCTGCAAGCCCACTTGCGGCTTGCAGCTTCAAACTTGCAGCTGCCTTCTACATCCATCCATATTCCGCCATCGACAACGGATCACCATCGCCCACGATGATGTGATCCAGCACCCGTACGTCCACCATTTCCAGGGCCTTTTGCAAGACCTTGGTCAGTTTTCGATCAGCAGCGCTTGGGTCCGCGCTGCCCGAGGGATGGTTGTGGCACAGGATCAAGGCCGCCGCGTTGTAGGCCAGCGCACGCTTGACCACTTGCCGGGGATAGACCAGAGCGGCATCGATGGTGCCCTCGGACAGCGCCTCGAAACCCAGCACCCGATGTTTGGAGTCGAGAAACAGGCAACCAAACACCTCATGTGACTCATGACGCAGCAGCGCCTTGAGGTATTCGCGCACGGCCAGGGGACTTTCCAGCACCGAATCGT
This region of Pseudomonas sp. MUP55 genomic DNA includes:
- a CDS encoding MFS transporter encodes the protein MRWATYFAVLASVLSVGLALGVSMPLVSLRLEGWGYGSFAIGVMAAMPAFGVLLGAKVSSRMASWLGTANLMRLCLWAGALSIGLLAILPSYPVWLVLRLMIGVILTIVFILGESWINQLVVEQWRGRLVALYGCTYALSQLSGPLLLGVIGTDHDYGFWVGVGLLLVAPLALLGRSGAPSAESFSVTFADLWRFCLSLPAIAWAVALFAAFEAMILTLLPVYCLQQGFTAEIALAMVSTVVVGDALLQLPIGALADYLPRRTLFLGCALLLLASSLAIPLLMHTPLIWSLWVLFGASAGGLFTLSLILIGERYRDDALVRANAHIAQLWGVGCLIGPLLAGAGSQWISGHALPLLMAAGALGLVLLLLRQGAFGAAQPV
- a CDS encoding aldehyde dehydrogenase, which translates into the protein MTTLTHADWEQRAKDLKIEGRAYINGEYTAAASGDTFECISPVDGRLLASVASCDAADAQRAVENARAVFNSGVWSRLAPAKRKSVMIRFAALLKANAEELALLETLDMGKPISDSLNIDVPGAAQALSWSGEAIDKIYDEVAATPHDQLGLVTREPVGVVGAIVPWNFPLMMACWKLGPALSTGNSVILKPSEKSPLTAIRIAALAVEAGIPKGVFNVLPGYGHTVGNALAVHMDVDTLVFTGSTKIAKQLLIRSGESNMKRVWLEAGGKSPNIVFADAPNLQAAAESAASAIAFNQGEVCTAGSRLLVERSIKDTFLPLVIEALKGWKPGNPLDPATNVGALVDTQQMNNVLSYIEAGHADGATLVAGGKRTLEETGGTYVEPTIFDGVTNAMKIAQEEIFGPVLSVITFDSAEEAIAIANDTQYGLAAAVWTADISKAHLTAKALRAGSVWVNQYDGGDMTAPFGGFKQSGNGRDKSLHAFDKYTELKATWIKL
- a CDS encoding cupin domain-containing protein, producing the protein MSIQDIVDFSQANTAPDRYRPAAEKILKGDPEQTIYNHYNSPCGQMNAGVWEGEVGQWKVNYTEHEYCEIVQGVSVLRDAEGNAKTLRAGDRFVIPAGFSGTWEVLEACRKIYVVFEQKA
- the rpmG gene encoding 50S ribosomal protein L33 encodes the protein MRELIRMISSAGTGHFYTTDKNKRTTPDKLEKKMFDPRVRKHVIYKEGKIK
- the rpmB gene encoding 50S ribosomal protein L28, translated to MSRVCQVTGKGPVTGNNISHANNKTRRRFLPNLQHHRFWVEEEKRFVRLRVSAKGMRIIDKRGITVVLAEIRAAGKI
- a CDS encoding ABC transporter substrate-binding protein, which translates into the protein MRLAALPLLLAPLFIAPMAVAATNLSVCTEASPEGFDVVQYNSLTTTNASADVLMNRLVDYDASAGKLVPSLAESWEVSPDGLTYTFKLHPNVKFHRTEYFTPSRTLTAEDVRFSFERMLDPANPWHKIAQSGFPHAQSLQLPTLIKKIDALDPLTVRFTLDHADSTFLAALSMGFASIYPAEYADKLLKAGTPEKLNSQPIGTGPFVFVRFQKDAVVRYKANPDYFAGKPAVDNLIFAITPDANVRLQKLHRDECQIALSPKPLDVGEAEKDPALKVEKTAAFMTAFVAINSQHPPLDKPEVRQAINLAFDKGSYLKAVFEGTAEAANGVYPPNTWSYAKDLTGYPQDLAKAKALLNRAGLKDGFKTTIWTRPTGSLLNPNPNLGAQLLQADLAKVGIQAEIRVIEWGELIRRAKAGEHDLLFMGWAGDNGDPDNFLTPQFSCAAVKSGTNFARYCDPALDKLISAGKTTSEQGVRSKLYQQAQAQIQQQALWLPLAHPTAFALTRKNVEGYQVSPFGRQDYSKVSVKP
- the radC gene encoding RadC family protein, encoding MSIRDWPAAERPREKLLEWGAASLSDAELLAIFLRTGVSGRSAVDLARHLLAQFGGLRPLLEASQVRFNQQLGLGPAKFAQLQAVLEMSRRHMAERLRNDSVLESPLAVREYLKALLRHESHEVFGCLFLDSKHRVLGFEALSEGTIDAALVYPRQVVKRALAYNAAALILCHNHPSGSADPSAADRKLTKVLQKALEMVDVRVLDHIIVGDGDPLSMAEYGWM